In the Entelurus aequoreus isolate RoL-2023_Sb linkage group LG16, RoL_Eaeq_v1.1, whole genome shotgun sequence genome, GAAAGATAGACTATGATACGTTTGGAGAGGTCGGGGTCTCGAGGGTTTCCATTGCAATATAAAGGGAACACCTCCATAAACACTTTAATGCAAGactgtagatttttttaaaaaaatcataagtcCCCTTTAAAGCTTCTTTGATGATTTCCATTAAGACACACCTTTCATTCTCTGCTGTTGCTTGGCAACAAGGTCGTCCTCCAGTGAAAGTTAGCAAACGCACCATTTTCTTCCTGGAACTGATGTTGGGTATCCACAGAGGAGAACATAAAAGTGGAAAGATTTCGGGGGGGAGGGGTTATTATGAGATACACCACAGTAAAGTCTGTCATTATTTAGCATTATCCCATCTTCCCCATCCGTCACTACTGCAGTTCATGAGAAGGGTTGAGAAAAGGGACACCAGTCAAaacccatccattcattcattcattcatagctTTCAAGTACTCCCGCAACCTAGGATAGGTTTTGGACTGTGGGTGGAAGAAAGATTCCACGCAAGCACAACCACCGACCACCAACTTCACACCAGGCCGGAAACAGATTTGTAGCCCGCAGACAACTTTGTATCACCCATAAGCAGTAACCCGAACCACTTCAAGTCCCAAGAAGACAGAGCAGAAGACAACCTTTCACCATGAAGCCCCTTTAATGGAAACATCATATTTGTGAATGGTCTATTGCTTGTTTGCTCAAAGTAGGTGTTTACAGTTTGGATTTGGCATGGATAGCTACAAAGGGGTCCTCGTCCTGGTTGCTAATCCAGAACTTGGCGTAGCCGTCACTGCGGACGTGAATCTGCTTCCCGGTGCATCTGTTGCCTTCTTTTTGGCCGGAGATGACGTCACAGTAGGTGCCGCTTGGCATGCCGGTGTTGAGATTCACATCTAGGTTCCTAAAGGGGAAGACGAAAGGTTAGCATTGAGAGGAAGCAACAGGTTTCAGATTTTAGAGATGATGTATGTATGCTTCACCAGTCATCGTTGTTAAAGACGATGAAACCTCGGTTACCGCGTCCAAAGGCAACCTGGTTACTCTGGTTGTCCCACCAGTTGGATTGAGGCTGCCTGTCGACTACGTTGCGGAAAATGACCATGTTCCTGAAGGATCATAAGCAATCACAGACCTGAGACCTGGGGAACGAATCCTCTCATTGAAATCTCTGGAGCTTGAAAAGCAGGATCTCAAGGACTCACTTGATTTGACGCCACCTGTGCTCGCACACCCATCCATCTCCGCAAGTCTGATCGGGGTTGATGGGAACAGGCTTGGTGCTTCCGTCGCTATGACTCGGTGGTCCCTTCCAGTCGTTCTGATCCTAAAAGAAGGTGACCTGACTACATCAGTCCATGAACACAAGGATTAAGTGTGATTCCTAAAAGGAATGATCGTCACGAAGGCGAACCTTTCCATCGACAATGTGGCGATCCCAGCGGAAACTCGACATGACCCTGGTTACTCCGTAGGGGTGTGCCAACATGTAGCCGATGGCCATTTTGTAGAGCCTCGGGTCCCAGAAGGTAAGTATCGATGCGCCGCCTGCACCGTGACCTCGTTGGTTGTCGTGGTTGTCAACGAAGACGACAGCATTACCGTGAGGCATGAAACCCCAGCCCTCGCCCCAGTTTCTGCATATGAAGTTGTGCATACATGATTTTTGATAATATCACATACAATCtcttttttcctgtttttgtttTACTGCAGACCTGGTGTAGTGAAGCTTTTCGCCTTGCCATTTTCGGAAGACCGTTCCTAATTTGGCTCCGTATTTGAACTCGGTCACCCGTCCCAGATTTACGTACTCTCTAGACGAGATGGATTCATTTCCCAGATCGATTACCTTAAAGAAGGAGTTCCAAAC is a window encoding:
- the amy2a gene encoding pancreatic alpha-amylase, whose protein sequence is MGRVSMRWVILWALLGLSVAQHDPHVRHGRTAIVHLFEWRWADIAAECERFLGPNGFGGVQISPPNEHIVLNNPWRPWWERYQPVGYELCSRSGTEHELRDMVTRCNNVGVNIYVDAVINHMCGSAGGEGTHSSCGTWFSASTKSFPSVPYSSWDFNDHKCKTGSGEIENYSDANQVRDCRLVGLLDLALEKNYVRDKVAEFLNKLIDMGVAGFRVDACKHMWPGDLAAVYGRLHNLSDKWFPDGSRPFIYQEVIDLGNESISSREYVNLGRVTEFKYGAKLGTVFRKWQGEKLHYTRNWGEGWGFMPHGNAVVFVDNHDNQRGHGAGGASILTFWDPRLYKMAIGYMLAHPYGVTRVMSSFRWDRHIVDGKDQNDWKGPPSHSDGSTKPVPINPDQTCGDGWVCEHRWRQIKNMVIFRNVVDRQPQSNWWDNQSNQVAFGRGNRGFIVFNNDDWNLDVNLNTGMPSGTYCDVISGQKEGNRCTGKQIHVRSDGYAKFWISNQDEDPFVAIHAKSKL